The region CCTCAACTGTTTTATTGGTCATTTTATCCAAAAACTCCATATCATGACTTACCACAATAACGGTTCCGGGGTATCCTATTAAATATTCTTCTAACCATTTAATGGTTGGTAAATCCAAGTGATTGGTAGGCTCATCAAGCATTAACAAATCAGGATTTTGCAATAATAATTTAGCCAACATAACACGCATACGCCAACCTCCAGAAAACTTTTTATAAGGCTGTTGTAATTGAGCGGTACTAAAACCTAAACCTTCTAACACTTTTTCACATTTGTGCTTCATGTTATACCCATCAAGCCTGTCAAATTCTTCTTGTGCATCGCTTAATTTGGTAATAATTTCCATGCTATGGTCGGTTTCCATTTTAACCAATATTTCCTCTATTTCTTTTTCCAGAAACAAAGCACGGCTAAATGCCTGCATGGTTACATTTAAAATGGTATCGTCCGTTTCAAAACTTAAATTATCCTGATTTAAAAAACCAATAGTTAAATCCTTTGGTTTACTAATAGTGCCTTCGCTTAAACCATACTCACCATTAATAACGCGTAACAAAGTAGATTTTCCTGTTCCGTTACGACCTACTAAAGCTATACGTTCATTGGGTTTTATATGCCAGTTTGCGTTACGGTATAAGTATCGTCCACCAAACTCAAAGGCTATATTTGTTAAAGCAATCATGTAATTTTAATCAAAATTTTGAGGCGCAAATATAATCGAATGTTGCTATTTTTTGCTTTAAAGATTTGGTTGAATAGCGAAATGCTTTGCTGGCTAAAAATGGAATCGAATTAAATCTAAGAATAATTAACTTCGCTGGCTGTAAGTGAACAGGGAAAATATGCAGTCATTAAAAAAGTTATTAGATGAACAGGTAATTAAATACAACAACTCCAATTTTATTGATTTAGACCCTGTTTTTATTCCACATCAGTTTTCGAAAAAACCGGATATTGAAATTGCAGGATTATTTGCCGCTACATTTGCCTGGGGGCAACGCATTACCATTATTAATAAAGGCACTGAACTGATGCAGAAAATGGATAATGCACCTCACGATTTTATACTAAACCACAGCGAGAAAGAATTAAATAAAATACTTCAGTTTAAACACCGCACTTTTAACGATACGGATTTGTTGTATTTTGTTGCATTTCTTCATTCCTGGTATCAGAAAAACGATAGTCTTGAAAACGCTTTTGCGATGCATTTAAAACCCAGGGATAGCAATATTGAAAATGCACTAAACGGATTTAGAAATTTGTTTTTTTCATTAGAGGAAGTACCTCACAGAACTAAAAAACATATTGCATCTCCATTGCAAAACTCAGCCTGCAAACGGCTTTGTATGTACTTACGCTGGATGGTAAGAAAGGATTCAAACGGAGTTGATTTTGGTTTATGGAATACTATTAAACCTGCACAGCTAATGATGCCTCTTGATTTACATGTACAAAGAACAGCACTTAAACACCAGCTGATTACACGTACTCAAAGCGATTGGAAAGCGGTGGTTGAATTAACTGAAAACTTAAAAAAGTTAGATAAAACTGATCCTGTAAAATATGATTATGCTTTATTTGGGTTAAGTATTATGCCCGATTTTAAATAATCAGGCTGCAAACAAAAATAGATTTCCGGGTGTTTGATTGTTTATAAAACACCCAATAACGCTCATTGCACAATGAGCCAAAGTGGCTATATTTACCGCATATATACGTATGACAATCATGCACGACACTGATAAAGAAAATGAGGAAATAGTAAAAGCTTACAGGCATTTATTACGCTCATGTAAAGTTATTTTAACCAAAGCCAACCGCGATTTAATTCGCGAAGCATTTAATATCAGTTTAGAGGCACACAAAACAATGAGGCGCAAAAGTGGTGAGCCTTATATTCTGCATCCTATAGCCGTAGCTCAAATTTGTGCTGAAGAAATTGGCTTGGGAACCACTTCTATTATTTGTGCTTTATTACACGATACCGTTGAAGACACAGACATAACGCTGGAATTGATTAAAATGAAGTTTGGCGATAAAGTAGCCCAAATAATTGACGGGCTTACTAAAATTTCGGGCGTTTTTGACCAACAGGATAAATCGTTACAAGCAGAAAATTTCAAAAAAATGCTGCTTACACTGAGTGAAGATGTAAGGGTTATTTTAATTAAACTGGCAGACAGGCTACATAACATGCGCACCTTGGAAAGCATGAGTGCCAAAAGCCAATTAAAAATTGCGAGTGAAACAGCTTATGTATATGCGCCTTTAGCACATCGTTTGGGCTTATACAGCATGAAAACGGAGCTGGAAGATTTATCAACTAAATACTTAGATCCTGACAGCTATAATTATGTAAAAAACCGTTTACAGGAAACCAAAGCGGAGCGTAATAAGTACATCAAAAAATTTATTGAGCCTATTCAAAAAGCATTGGATGATAATGGTATAAAATACCAGATAAAAGGACGTCCTAAAAGCATACACAGTATTTTAAATAAAATGAAAAAACAAGGCGTGCCTTTTGATGAAGTGTACGATTTGTTTGCCATTAGAATTATTATAGATACAGAGTATGAAAACGAAAAAAGTGATTGTTGGAAAGTATATTCAAGCGTAACTGATTTTTATACGCCAAACCCTGACAGGTTAAGGGATTGGGTAAGTATACCAAAAGCCAACGGGTATGAAAGTTTGCACACCACTGTAATGGGACCGAAAGGCCGTTGGGTAGAGGTGCAAATACGCTCAGAGCGTATGGACGAGATTGCAGAAAAGGGTTATGCGGCACATTGGAAATACAAAGACGGAGCGCAGAACAATGACAATGGATTAGAGCAATGGTTGGCACGTGTTCGCGAGATGTTGGAAAATACAGATGGTTCGGCTGTTGAGTTTTTAGACGATTTTAAACTAAACTTATTTGCCGAAGAAATATTTGTGTTTACGCCTAAAGGCGATTTACGCAAATTACCTGCGCAATCAACGGTACTGGATTTTGCTTTTGAAATACACTCGCAATTAGGAGCCAAATGTATAGGCGCCAAAGTAAACAATAAACTGGTACCTATTACTTATAAACTGGGTAATGGTGACCAGGTAGAAATACTTTCATCAACCAAACAGAAGCCACACGAAGATTGGTTAGCATGGGTAGTTACGGGTAAGGCTAAAGCCAAAATACGCGATTACTTTAAACAGGAGCGTAACCAATCTGTTACTATGGGTAAGGAAATTTTAGAGCGTAAATTTAAAAACGCTAAAATTCCTTTTGGCAGTGAAGCACTGAATGCTATTATTAAGCATTATAAGCTAGCCAGTGTAACAGAACTATACTATCAACTGGTAACAGAAAAAATTGACCGAACTAAATTAGATATTGGTTTAATACTAGAGCAGGAAAATCAAAAACCTGTTATAGAAGAAACAGCAGTCAAACCTCGTTACACCACCAAACCAATAACCAAAGATGCGGTAATAATTGGCGATGGCGACCCTGTAGATTATTCGTTTGCCAAATGTTGCAGTCCTATTCCCGGTGATGATATTTTTGGGTTTGTAACGGTTGGCGAAGGGGTGAAAATACACCGAACCAATTGTACCAATGGTATCAGTTTAATGAGTAATTACGGTTACCGTATTATCAAAGCACGTTGGGCTGATTCAAGCTTAAACAGCAATAAATCTTTCCTTACTTCAATAAAAGTGCAGGGTATTGACAGTATGGGTATTGTAAGCACCATTACTGCTATTATTTCCAACCAGTTACAGGTAAACATGAAATCCATCAATGTGACGGCTAACGAAGGTATGTTTGAAGGCAATATTACCTTACAGGTAAATGACACCAATCACCTAGAGGAATTGATGAATAAAATAAAACAAGCCAGTCAGTTAATATCGGTTACTCGGGTTGATTTAGGATAATTGTTAGTTTTTTACTAGTTATATTCCTTTTTACTACATTCGCGCACTATTTTATTTAAACATGTCTTTAGACCAATTACCAGACGACCATTTTGGCGAGAAAAAGGAAATGACCTTTTTTGATCATATTGATGAGTTACGTAGCCATTTAATGCGTTCGGTAATTGCCATTTTTTTGGGTGCGGTCTTGGCGTTTTTCAATAAATATATTCTTTTCGATATTATTATTTTTGGCCCTATGCGGATTGACTTTTTAAGTTACCGCATACTCTGTAAACTCTCCTATTGGGCAAAAGGCACTGACGAATACTGTATTAAAAGTATCAATTTTGAGCTGAAAAATATTGATATGACGGGGCAGTTTACCCAGCATTTATGGATTGCCTTTATAGCGGGGGTTATTATTGCTTTTCCTTATATTTTATGGCAGCTATGGCGTTTTATTAAACCGGCTTTAAGTAAAAAGGAAATTGGCTATGCGCGTGGTTTGGTATTTTTCAGTTCTATATTATTTTTTATTGGTATTGCTTTTGGTTATTTCTTTTTGGCTCCTGTGTCGGTTTCGTTTATGGGCTCTTATAAGGTAAGTGAATTGGTAAGCAATGAAATTAATTTGGAGTCGTACATATCATTTGTTTCTACTATAACTTTTGCTTGCGGGCTGATGTTTGAAATGCCGATACTGGTTTATTTCTTAGTTAAAATAGGTATTTTAAGCAGCAGGCTTATGAGCAAATACCGCAAACATGCTTTGGTAGTTATATTGGTTTTAGCGGCTGTACTCACTCCTTCGCCAGATATGGCCAGCCAGATATTAATGGCTATTCCATTGTATGCTTTATTTGAATTAAGTATATTTATAGCGAAGGGGGTTGAATCGAAAAAAATCAAGTAATTGAACTTACTTTTTTATTTTATTAATAATACATTTACAAAAAAATACGCATTATGAAAATTGCTATAGGTTGCGACCACGCTGGTTTTGAATACAAAGAAATAATTAAAGCCATGCTTAATGACTTAAATTACACCATAACTGATTTTGGTACTCACTCAACCGATTCAATGGACTACCCGGATACAGCACATCCTGTAGCTATTCATGTAGAGAATAAAGAAAGTGAATTGGGCATTTTAATTTGTGGTAGTGGCAATGGTGTAAATATGGCTGCTAATAAACACCAAGGTATTCGTGCAGCTCTTTGCTGGACTAATGAAATAAGTTCGTTAGCCAGAACACATAACGATGCCAATGTATTGAGTTTACCTTCTCGTTTTATCGATATTGAATTGGCAAAAAAAATTACGATGACTTTTTTAACTACTTCATTTGAAGGCGGTCGCCATCAAAACAGGGTAAATAAAATTGGTTGCTAGTTAATAGGTAAGGTTGCTCAGCAAAGTTTTTAGCTTGATTATCGTTTAGTATAGGTACTCCACATAGCTGTAATGCTAGTATCCTGCATGTCTATGTCGCCACCGTAACTCAAAATTTTAAAGCTTGTTGATGTGCACTTGGTTATTATATTTATATCGTCTCCAAAAAACATAGTATCCCCATTAATTCTAAGTACCCTAGGCGGGTAAACTATACTGGGAGTCATTTTAATAATTGACTTACCGTCATTACTTATTATCAAAGAAGAAAAATTAGGACTATTAGGAGTTATATAGGTAAGACTTAAACTTCCCTTGGATTTATTAGTAACAAAATTAATTCTTTGGGTTTCAAACACGGTTAAATCAAATGTACTTGAATCCAAATTATCAATACAAGGTAACTTGGGTTTGCTATTACTTTTACTTGTTTCGCTACAGGCCATTTGTATAATTACTATTATAACAAAAGCAGTACTTCCAATTATTTTCTTCATGCAATAAAGGCCTCTTATTATTATTTTCCTGATTCAGCTACTCGTTTTATATTGGCTAAACCTTTTTCAAAATCTTTTCCAACAAAAGTTCCCATTAGTAATGACATTAGCTTTGATAAGCCTTTATTTTTGCCTTCTAACGACCACGTTACTTTTACATTATTGGCAGTTATTGGCTCAAATGTAAATGAGGCTGTGCTTGCTTTCATCCCTTGAAACTCTAATAAAAACGAACTCTTTTCATATGGCTTTGCTAAAACTGTAGTTAATTTACCATTACCTACATTGCGTTTTTTACTTTCCCAAGTGTACCATGCTCCTTCGCCATAAGTATTGTCGCTATATACCCATTTTGTGTTTGGATCCAGTCCATGCCAAGGGCTCCATTTTTCCCAGTCTTTCAATTCAACTGTTAAATCATATAACTTTTCAGGAGTTGATTGTACTTCGATGCTACGCTTAACTGACCAGTTTTCTGGCAAAAGAAACGATAGCACTACAAGTATTACAATAATAATGGCAAGGGTAATAATTAATGTTTCCATAGGTTTGGGGTTTATTATTTAACTAGGTTTATAACTCAAATAAAAGAAAAAAATCACTCAATTAAACATTAAATTTAAGAGAGTGATTTTTTAAATGATGTATTTACACAATATACTATTTGCTCATTTCAGCAAAGTACTTATGAAAATAAGGAATCGTTTCAATACCTTTAAAATAGTTAACTACTCCATAATGTTCGTTTGGAGAATGCAATGCATCGCTATCTAAACCAAAGCCCATTAATACTGATTTTAAACCTAGTTCTTTTTCGAATAACGCAACAATAGGAATACTACCTCCTCCACGTGTTGGAATTGGCTTTTTACCAAAGGTTGTTTCCATTGCTTTAGCTGCAGCTTGGTAAGCTATTGAATCGGTTGGTGTA is a window of Bacteroidota bacterium DNA encoding:
- a CDS encoding TIGR02757 family protein, with the translated sequence MQSLKKLLDEQVIKYNNSNFIDLDPVFIPHQFSKKPDIEIAGLFAATFAWGQRITIINKGTELMQKMDNAPHDFILNHSEKELNKILQFKHRTFNDTDLLYFVAFLHSWYQKNDSLENAFAMHLKPRDSNIENALNGFRNLFFSLEEVPHRTKKHIASPLQNSACKRLCMYLRWMVRKDSNGVDFGLWNTIKPAQLMMPLDLHVQRTALKHQLITRTQSDWKAVVELTENLKKLDKTDPVKYDYALFGLSIMPDFK
- a CDS encoding bifunctional (p)ppGpp synthetase/guanosine-3',5'-bis(diphosphate) 3'-pyrophosphohydrolase codes for the protein MHDTDKENEEIVKAYRHLLRSCKVILTKANRDLIREAFNISLEAHKTMRRKSGEPYILHPIAVAQICAEEIGLGTTSIICALLHDTVEDTDITLELIKMKFGDKVAQIIDGLTKISGVFDQQDKSLQAENFKKMLLTLSEDVRVILIKLADRLHNMRTLESMSAKSQLKIASETAYVYAPLAHRLGLYSMKTELEDLSTKYLDPDSYNYVKNRLQETKAERNKYIKKFIEPIQKALDDNGIKYQIKGRPKSIHSILNKMKKQGVPFDEVYDLFAIRIIIDTEYENEKSDCWKVYSSVTDFYTPNPDRLRDWVSIPKANGYESLHTTVMGPKGRWVEVQIRSERMDEIAEKGYAAHWKYKDGAQNNDNGLEQWLARVREMLENTDGSAVEFLDDFKLNLFAEEIFVFTPKGDLRKLPAQSTVLDFAFEIHSQLGAKCIGAKVNNKLVPITYKLGNGDQVEILSSTKQKPHEDWLAWVVTGKAKAKIRDYFKQERNQSVTMGKEILERKFKNAKIPFGSEALNAIIKHYKLASVTELYYQLVTEKIDRTKLDIGLILEQENQKPVIEETAVKPRYTTKPITKDAVIIGDGDPVDYSFAKCCSPIPGDDIFGFVTVGEGVKIHRTNCTNGISLMSNYGYRIIKARWADSSLNSNKSFLTSIKVQGIDSMGIVSTITAIISNQLQVNMKSINVTANEGMFEGNITLQVNDTNHLEELMNKIKQASQLISVTRVDLG
- the tatC gene encoding twin-arginine translocase subunit TatC, producing MSLDQLPDDHFGEKKEMTFFDHIDELRSHLMRSVIAIFLGAVLAFFNKYILFDIIIFGPMRIDFLSYRILCKLSYWAKGTDEYCIKSINFELKNIDMTGQFTQHLWIAFIAGVIIAFPYILWQLWRFIKPALSKKEIGYARGLVFFSSILFFIGIAFGYFFLAPVSVSFMGSYKVSELVSNEINLESYISFVSTITFACGLMFEMPILVYFLVKIGILSSRLMSKYRKHALVVILVLAAVLTPSPDMASQILMAIPLYALFELSIFIAKGVESKKIK
- the rpiB gene encoding ribose 5-phosphate isomerase B produces the protein MMKIAIGCDHAGFEYKEIIKAMLNDLNYTITDFGTHSTDSMDYPDTAHPVAIHVENKESELGILICGSGNGVNMAANKHQGIRAALCWTNEISSLARTHNDANVLSLPSRFIDIELAKKITMTFLTTSFEGGRHQNRVNKIGC
- a CDS encoding SRPBCC family protein; the protein is METLIITLAIIIVILVVLSFLLPENWSVKRSIEVQSTPEKLYDLTVELKDWEKWSPWHGLDPNTKWVYSDNTYGEGAWYTWESKKRNVGNGKLTTVLAKPYEKSSFLLEFQGMKASTASFTFEPITANNVKVTWSLEGKNKGLSKLMSLLMGTFVGKDFEKGLANIKRVAESGK